The following are encoded together in the Nocardioides thalensis genome:
- a CDS encoding DUF3068 domain-containing protein, with translation MRRLRRSAAPVLVGLGVFLIVAAGLVRFYAYPTLAKVPDNYKGETFLEAEGARILNFETYETEVHDLEITSGTRQDVDADTADGDVVWVNVVTAEVEGWTEPFQQSTERAAFDEVSGEGVECDDCDTWIEVKEGEETVREPVTFEGQVYKFPFDTQKKTYEVWDGSLRDTAPATYEGTEEIQGLTVYKFVQEILPTVIETREAPGSMFGSEEGTVDAEMTYAMTRTFYIEPVTGSPVQRVEERTQQLNYDGQAVDVFTGTVNFTDGEVDATVSDLEGQAPLLGGMRFLFPLGFLVVGVLALAAGLFLGRRAEDGKQHEAPADRPLVNA, from the coding sequence ATGCGCCGACTGCGCCGATCCGCCGCCCCCGTGCTCGTGGGGCTCGGCGTGTTCCTGATCGTGGCCGCGGGCCTGGTCCGGTTCTACGCCTATCCCACGCTGGCCAAGGTGCCGGACAACTACAAGGGCGAGACGTTCCTCGAGGCCGAGGGCGCCCGCATCCTCAACTTCGAGACCTACGAGACCGAGGTCCACGACCTCGAGATCACGTCGGGCACCCGCCAGGACGTGGACGCCGACACCGCCGACGGCGACGTCGTCTGGGTCAACGTCGTGACCGCCGAGGTCGAGGGCTGGACCGAGCCGTTCCAGCAGTCGACCGAGCGCGCCGCGTTCGACGAGGTCTCGGGCGAGGGCGTCGAGTGCGACGACTGCGACACCTGGATCGAGGTCAAGGAGGGCGAGGAGACCGTGCGCGAGCCGGTCACGTTCGAGGGCCAGGTCTACAAGTTCCCGTTCGACACCCAGAAGAAGACCTACGAGGTCTGGGACGGCAGCCTGCGCGACACCGCGCCGGCGACCTACGAGGGCACCGAGGAGATCCAGGGGCTGACGGTCTACAAGTTCGTCCAGGAGATCCTGCCGACCGTCATCGAGACCCGTGAGGCGCCCGGCTCGATGTTCGGCTCGGAGGAGGGCACCGTCGACGCCGAGATGACCTACGCCATGACCCGCACCTTCTACATCGAGCCCGTCACCGGCTCGCCCGTGCAGCGGGTCGAGGAGCGGACCCAGCAGCTGAACTACGACGGCCAGGCGGTCGACGTGTTCACCGGAACGGTCAACTTCACCGACGGCGAGGTCGACGCCACCGTGTCCGACCTCGAGGGCCAGGCGCCGCTCCTCGGCGGCATGCGGTTCCTCTTCCCGCTCGGGTTCCTCGTCGTGGGCGTCCTCGCGCTCGCCGCTGGCCTGTTCCTCGGCCGCCGGGCCGAGGACGGCAAGCAGCACGAGGCGCCGGCGGACCGACCGCTGGTCAACGCCTGA
- a CDS encoding methyltransferase domain-containing protein: MDEEEIARSAALERRHWWYAERRALVRRTVGSWPAGRAADVGCGPGGNTTVLRDLGWRVTGVEFTPVGASIAASRGLDVVRGDARRLPFADESLDLVISTDVWEHIDDDEAVARETHRVLRRGGRALIAVPCSMRLWSGHDVALGHVRRYEREELRARITGAGLEVEDLWSWNVLLRPVVRARRRRHTTAESEMEPVHPVLNAGLRAAVAMERVVPLRRLPGVSLVASARKP; this comes from the coding sequence GTGGACGAGGAGGAGATCGCCCGGTCGGCGGCGCTCGAGCGGCGGCACTGGTGGTACGCCGAGCGGCGGGCCCTCGTGCGGCGCACGGTCGGGTCGTGGCCGGCCGGCCGAGCGGCCGACGTCGGCTGCGGTCCGGGAGGCAACACCACCGTGCTGCGCGACCTCGGCTGGCGGGTCACCGGCGTCGAGTTCACTCCCGTCGGGGCGAGCATCGCCGCGTCACGCGGGCTCGACGTGGTGCGCGGTGACGCGCGCCGGCTCCCGTTCGCCGACGAGTCCCTCGACCTGGTCATCTCGACCGACGTGTGGGAGCACATCGACGACGACGAGGCGGTCGCCCGCGAGACCCACCGGGTGCTGCGCCGCGGTGGCCGCGCCCTGATCGCCGTCCCCTGCTCGATGAGGCTGTGGAGCGGCCACGACGTCGCGCTGGGCCACGTGCGGCGCTACGAGCGGGAGGAGCTGCGGGCGCGGATCACCGGGGCCGGGCTGGAGGTCGAGGACCTCTGGTCGTGGAACGTGCTGCTGCGTCCCGTCGTGCGCGCGCGACGCCGTCGCCACACGACGGCCGAGAGCGAGATGGAGCCGGTGCACCCGGTCCTCAACGCCGGTCTTCGCGCCGCCGTCGCCATGGAGCGGGTGGTCCCCCTCCGGCGGCTGCCCGGCGTCAGCCTGGTCGCCTCGGCCCGCAAGCCGTGA